One segment of Helicobacter anatolicus DNA contains the following:
- a CDS encoding sodium-dependent transporter — protein sequence MKRQTWSNQLTYILTVAGATIGFGATWRFPYLVGEHGGGAYVLVFIVAMFLIGIPMILVENVIGRRAQSNSIDAFDGKRYQKNISSFWKIFGYMGAFGAFCIMAYYMVLGGWVLAYIVNIFNGAIGIFDGLDLSSPVSKAITSEFYTQNIEHSPLMIGIYTFIYVLINWVILRKGIIDGIERSVKFLMPLLFLCLIGMVVRNLTLDGAMEGVKFYLIPDFSKITAELFLYVLGQVFFALSLGFGVMITLSSHLDKKENLVKTATITSFINTCIAVMAGFMIFPSLFSVGLAPDSGPSLVFKTLPIAFSQMYFGSFFAIVFFILLLIAALTTSLTIYQVIICILQEKFNFSKNVAINITLLGIFVLGNIPCILAYGPWRDVLIFGKNIFDAFDFVSGNIFFVLTAFGSSLFVGWILRGDAVKELNNGKSEVSWFANIWLWYVRYIIPVIIIAVFISGFIIKI from the coding sequence TTGAAGAGGCAAACTTGGAGTAATCAGCTTACTTATATTCTTACGGTTGCAGGGGCAACAATAGGTTTTGGAGCAACTTGGAGATTTCCCTATCTTGTTGGAGAACATGGTGGGGGTGCTTATGTTCTAGTTTTTATTGTTGCAATGTTTTTGATTGGAATCCCAATGATTTTGGTGGAAAATGTAATTGGAAGGCGTGCACAGTCTAATAGTATTGATGCTTTTGATGGAAAAAGGTATCAAAAAAATATCTCGTCATTTTGGAAAATTTTTGGCTATATGGGCGCTTTTGGTGCATTTTGTATTATGGCTTATTATATGGTGCTTGGTGGTTGGGTGCTTGCATATATCGTTAATATTTTTAATGGTGCAATTGGTATTTTTGATGGATTAGATCTTTCTAGTCCTGTGAGTAAAGCAATTACTTCAGAGTTTTATACACAAAATATAGAGCACTCTCCTTTAATGATTGGGATTTATACATTTATTTATGTTTTGATTAATTGGGTGATTTTAAGAAAAGGAATTATTGATGGTATTGAGCGATCTGTAAAATTTTTGATGCCATTGTTATTCTTATGTCTTATTGGAATGGTGGTGCGTAACTTGACATTAGACGGTGCTATGGAAGGAGTAAAATTTTATCTTATTCCTGATTTTTCAAAAATTACAGCAGAGTTATTTTTATATGTGTTAGGGCAGGTATTTTTTGCACTTTCTTTGGGATTTGGTGTGATGATTACTCTATCTTCTCATCTTGATAAAAAAGAAAATCTTGTAAAAACTGCGACAATTACAAGTTTTATCAATACTTGTATTGCAGTGATGGCAGGGTTTATGATTTTTCCTTCACTTTTTAGCGTGGGGTTAGCACCTGATTCTGGTCCATCATTGGTATTTAAAACTTTGCCAATTGCTTTTTCACAAATGTATTTTGGAAGTTTTTTTGCAATTGTATTTTTTATTTTATTACTTATTGCTGCTTTGACAACATCTCTTACTATTTATCAAGTGATTATTTGTATTTTGCAAGAAAAATTTAATTTTTCGAAAAATGTTGCAATTAATATTACCCTTTTGGGAATTTTTGTTTTAGGAAATATTCCTTGTATTCTAGCATACGGCCCATGGAGAGACGTCCTCATTTTTGGAAAAAATATTTTTGATGCTTTTGATTTTGTGAGCGGTAATATCTTTTTTGTATTGACTGCATTTGGTTCAAGTCTTTTTGTGGGGTGGATACTTCGTGGAGATGCGGTTAAAGAGCTTAATAACGGCAAATCCGAGGTATCCTGGTTTGCCAATATTTGGTTGTGGTATGTTCGCTATATTATACCCGTGATTATAATCGCTGTGTTTATTAGCGGTTTTATCATAAAAATTTAA
- a CDS encoding cytochrome-c peroxidase — protein MKKFLLFVAALLALDASNPQDVLKKAKESNLKPIPEGKELKAYQLKKAQELEVGYKPLMTDEQIELGKKLYFDPRISSSNLISCNTCHNLGLGGVDLIPTAIGNKWQPNPSALNSPTVYNSIFNNIQFWDGRSHNLGNQAQGPIQNPVEMAANPNVVVEKINSIPDYVRDFKKAYGNNVKIDFKLISDTIALFEATLVTPSRYDDFLRGNIKALSKEEVEGLDLFLEKGCAACHNDINLGGNMQPFGVVKPYKFASIGGFKGDKNGMVKVPTLRNIAETMPYFHNGQFWDIKDAIKEMGVIQLGIEINDKEVKKIETFLNALTGSKPQIIYPILPINSINTPKPVF, from the coding sequence ATGAAAAAGTTTTTACTTTTTGTAGCAGCCTTATTGGCACTTGATGCTTCTAATCCGCAAGATGTCTTAAAAAAGGCAAAAGAATCTAATCTCAAACCAATACCAGAAGGCAAAGAACTAAAAGCATACCAACTTAAAAAAGCACAGGAACTTGAAGTGGGATACAAGCCACTTATGACAGATGAACAAATTGAGCTTGGTAAAAAACTCTATTTTGATCCAAGAATTTCTAGTTCCAATCTTATATCCTGCAACACTTGCCATAATTTAGGTTTAGGTGGCGTGGATTTGATTCCTACTGCTATTGGAAACAAATGGCAACCCAATCCAAGTGCACTCAACTCTCCAACAGTTTATAATTCAATTTTTAACAATATCCAGTTCTGGGATGGTAGATCACATAATTTAGGAAATCAGGCACAAGGTCCTATTCAAAATCCAGTTGAAATGGCCGCAAACCCAAATGTAGTAGTAGAAAAAATTAATTCGATTCCAGATTATGTAAGAGATTTTAAAAAAGCTTATGGTAATAATGTAAAAATTGATTTTAAACTAATTTCAGATACAATCGCTCTATTTGAAGCAACTCTTGTAACACCAAGTCGCTATGACGATTTTTTAAGAGGAAACATCAAAGCTCTTAGCAAGGAAGAAGTTGAAGGGCTTGATCTATTTCTAGAAAAAGGCTGTGCTGCTTGTCATAATGATATAAATCTAGGTGGAAATATGCAACCTTTTGGTGTAGTAAAACCCTATAAATTTGCAAGTATCGGCGGCTTCAAAGGAGATAAAAATGGAATGGTAAAAGTTCCTACACTAAGAAATATTGCGGAGACAATGCCTTATTTTCACAATGGACAATTCTGGGATATTAAAGATGCCATCAAGGAAATGGGAGTTATTCAGCTTGGCATAGAAATTAATGATAAAGAGGTAAAAAAGATTGAAACATTCCTCAATGCACTTACAGGTTCAAAACCACAAATTATTTATCCAATTTTACCAATAAACTCTATTAATACGCCTAAACCAGTATTCTAA
- the ald gene encoding alanine dehydrogenase, with product MIIGCPKEIKVQEYRVGLIPANVTEYVEHGHSVYIQAGAGEAIGFSDEDYKNAGAIICDKKTLFEKSEMIVKVKEPLEEEYEYFREGQILYTYLHLAANQKLTTMLLEKKIASIAYETIKVGNTLPCLAPMSSIAGRLSVIQAAKYGEKTFGGSGVLLGGVAGTQKGKITILGGGGVGINAAQVAVGIGADVTILDIDTNRLAYIDQIFGMRVTTLYSNRGNLLSCLKNTDVLIGAVLIPGARAPKLVKKEDLKVMKKGAVLVDVAIDQGGCFETSRATTHDDPIFEVDGVIHYCVANMPGAVARTSTLALTNTTISYGIMLANLGVREACLKNTALLEGLNTYKGHITFKEVGESFSMPYVDAREALQ from the coding sequence ATGATTATAGGTTGTCCAAAAGAAATTAAGGTACAAGAATATCGCGTCGGGCTTATTCCAGCAAATGTGACAGAATATGTTGAGCATGGTCATAGTGTATATATTCAAGCAGGGGCAGGTGAGGCAATAGGCTTTAGTGATGAGGATTATAAAAATGCCGGTGCAATAATTTGTGATAAAAAAACGTTGTTTGAAAAAAGTGAAATGATTGTCAAAGTGAAAGAGCCTTTGGAAGAAGAATATGAGTATTTTAGAGAAGGACAAATATTATATACTTATTTGCATTTAGCAGCAAACCAAAAACTTACAACAATGCTTTTGGAAAAAAAGATTGCTTCTATTGCTTATGAGACAATAAAAGTTGGAAATACGCTTCCTTGTTTGGCGCCAATGAGTTCCATTGCAGGGAGATTGTCAGTTATACAAGCTGCTAAATATGGAGAAAAAACCTTTGGTGGATCTGGGGTATTGCTTGGTGGTGTAGCAGGCACACAAAAAGGAAAAATTACAATTTTAGGTGGAGGAGGTGTCGGAATTAATGCCGCACAAGTTGCTGTTGGTATTGGTGCAGATGTGACTATTTTAGATATTGATACAAATCGTTTGGCATATATTGATCAAATTTTTGGAATGCGAGTAACTACGCTTTATAGTAATAGGGGCAACTTGCTTTCTTGTTTGAAAAATACAGATGTTCTGATTGGCGCAGTTTTAATACCTGGGGCAAGGGCACCTAAACTTGTTAAAAAAGAAGATTTAAAAGTTATGAAAAAAGGTGCGGTACTTGTGGATGTTGCGATTGATCAAGGAGGATGTTTTGAAACTTCTAGGGCAACGACACATGATGATCCGATTTTTGAAGTAGATGGAGTTATTCATTATTGTGTGGCAAATATGCCAGGAGCGGTGGCAAGAACTTCTACATTAGCATTGACAAATACAACTATATCTTATGGAATCATGCTTGCGAATTTAGGTGTGCGTGAGGCATGTTTGAAAAATACTGCACTTTTAGAAGGGCTTAATACATACAAAGGACATATTACCTTTAAGGAAGTGGGCGAGAGTTTTTCTATGCCGTATGTAGATGCAAGAGAAGCCTTGCAATAA